In Pseudomonas sp. R76, one genomic interval encodes:
- a CDS encoding purine-cytosine permease family protein has translation MVTTATSSAPLIEKHTIGYVPPEDRHGKVRDLFTLWFGGNIAPLPIVTGALGVQLFHLNLVWGIVAILVGHLVGGVLMALHSAQGPQMGIPQMIQSRAQFGSLGALLVVVIAGVMYIGFFASNIVLAGKSLHGVVDSVPVPVGIVIGAIGSGIIGIIGYRFIHVLNRIGTWVLGAGIVLGFGYIFTHVQTTDFLTRGSFNISGWLATVSLAALWQIAFAPYVSDYSRYLPADVPVASTFWTTYLGSALGSSLAFIFGAVAVLATPVGMDTMDAVKLATGAIGPLMLVLFLLSVISHNALNLYGAVLSIITLVQTFAYRWIPTAKSRAVISILVLAACAIAAVFASKDFIGHFVDMVLVLLVVLVPWTAINLIDFYAIHKGKYDIASIFRVDGGIYGKYNPQALLAYAVGIAVQIPFMNTPLYVGPISEHINGADLSWVVGLVVTSPLYFWLASRDSAYKRRMEGGKLVSGV, from the coding sequence ATGGTTACCACTGCAACATCCTCCGCCCCGCTTATCGAAAAACACACGATTGGATACGTGCCCCCGGAAGATCGCCATGGAAAGGTAAGAGACCTGTTCACCCTGTGGTTCGGCGGCAACATCGCGCCGTTGCCGATCGTCACCGGTGCCCTGGGTGTACAACTGTTCCACCTGAACCTGGTCTGGGGCATCGTCGCCATCCTCGTCGGCCACCTGGTCGGCGGCGTGCTGATGGCGCTGCACTCGGCCCAAGGCCCGCAAATGGGCATCCCGCAAATGATCCAGAGCCGCGCGCAGTTCGGCTCCCTCGGCGCCCTGCTGGTGGTGGTCATCGCCGGCGTCATGTACATCGGCTTCTTCGCCTCCAACATCGTGCTGGCGGGTAAATCCCTGCACGGCGTGGTCGACAGCGTGCCCGTGCCCGTCGGCATCGTCATCGGCGCCATCGGTTCCGGCATCATCGGCATCATCGGCTACCGCTTCATCCACGTGCTCAACCGCATCGGCACCTGGGTACTCGGCGCCGGCATCGTGCTGGGCTTCGGCTACATCTTCACCCACGTGCAAACCACGGACTTTCTGACCCGTGGCAGCTTCAACATCTCCGGTTGGCTGGCCACCGTGTCCCTCGCCGCGCTGTGGCAAATCGCCTTCGCGCCCTACGTGTCGGACTACTCCCGCTACCTGCCGGCCGACGTACCCGTGGCGTCCACCTTCTGGACCACCTACCTGGGCTCCGCCCTCGGCTCCAGCCTGGCCTTCATCTTCGGCGCCGTCGCCGTGCTCGCCACCCCAGTCGGCATGGACACCATGGACGCCGTCAAACTCGCCACCGGCGCCATCGGCCCGCTGATGCTCGTGCTGTTTTTGCTCAGCGTAATCAGCCACAACGCCCTCAACCTGTACGGCGCGGTGCTGTCGATCATCACCCTGGTACAGACCTTCGCCTACCGCTGGATCCCCACCGCCAAAAGCCGCGCAGTGATCTCCATCCTCGTACTCGCCGCCTGCGCCATCGCAGCCGTGTTCGCCTCCAAAGACTTCATCGGCCACTTCGTCGACATGGTGCTGGTGCTGCTCGTGGTGCTGGTGCCGTGGACGGCGATCAACCTGATCGACTTCTACGCGATCCACAAAGGCAAATACGACATCGCCTCGATCTTCCGCGTCGATGGCGGCATCTACGGCAAGTACAACCCACAAGCGCTGCTGGCGTACGCGGTGGGGATTGCGGTGCAGATTCCGTTTATGAACACACCGCTGTATGTGGGGCCGATTTCGGAACACATTAACGGCGCGGACTTGTCCTGGGTGGTGGGGTTGGTGGTGACATCGCCGTTGTATTTTTGGTTGGCGAGTCGGGACAGTGCGTATAAGCGCAGGATGGAGGGGGGGAAGTTGGTGAGTGGGGTTTGA